The following is a genomic window from Mycobacterium parmense.
CCGTCGGGCGCGGCGACGAACACCTCCAGGACGGTGTCGGCGATCAGGTCCTCGACGACCCGGAGCGGCACGTGCACGGCGTCTTTGGCGCCGATAGGGAAGTAGCGCATCGGTGCGCCGTCACGCATCACCACGATGGTGACCAGTTCGTCGGTGCTGTTGCCGCCACGGAAGTACACCGGCTGCGAGATGGCCCCGGCCGGCACCACGTACCGCAGCGACGCGTCGAGCAGACACGGCGAGTCATAACCCTTCCCGTCGAATGTGAAGGCCCCCTGCAAGAACCGGGGCATGCTTTCGTCACCCATGCGTGAAATCTCCCTCCTGATCGGTGTTCGGTTCGGCGTCGGACGCCGCGTTGGACACCGCAACCGCGCAGACCTTGAACGACGGCATCCGCGAGTACGGGTCCAGGACCGGGTTGGTCAGCCGGTTGATGTTGGCCGCGCCGCCCCAGTGGAAAGGCGCGAAGACGGTGTCGGGGCGGATGCCCCCGTTGAGTCGAGCGGTCATCACCACCTCGCCGCGGCGCGTCTTCAGCCGGACCTTGTCGCCGCTGCCGATTCCCATGCGCTGCGCCAGAGTCGGGTGCAACTCGGCGACGGGTTCCGCTTCGCCCTCGGTGAGTTGGGCGACCCGCCGGGTCTGGGTGCCGGACTGGTATTGCCGCAACAGCCGCCCGGTCGTGAGGTAGTAGGGGAATTCGTCGTCGGGCAACTCCGCGGTGCGGCGCTGTTCGACGGGATGGAAGTGTGCGCGTCGGTCCGGCGTCGGGAAGTCCTCGGCGAACATCCGGGGGGTGTCGGGATACATCGCCGACGGGCACGGCCAGAACACGCCCTTGTCCGTCGCGATCCGCTCGTAGCTGATGCCCCGGTAATCGGCCTTGCCGCCCTGGCTGGCGCGGCCCAGCTCATCGAACACCTCCTGCGGCTCTGACGAAAAGCCATGCGCACCAAGTCTTTTCGCCAGATCTGCCATGACGTCGAGGTCGCTGCGCACCTCGTCGGGCGGGCTCACCGCCGCTTGCCGCAGGATGACCCTGCCCTCCAGGTTGGTCATGGTGCCCGACTCCTCGGCCCACTGCGTCGTCGGCAGCACCACATCGGCCATCGCGGCGGTTTCGGACAGGAAGATGTCGGACACCACCAGGAAGTCGAGCTCCGAGAGCTTGTCGGCGACATGCAGCGAGTTGGGGGCCGAGACGACGACGTTGGACGCCACCACCCACAGCGCCCGCACCCCGCCGGGAGTGCCGATGGCGCTGAGCATTTCGTAGGCCGACCGCCCCGACGACGGCAGGTCGGCGGGATTGACGCCCCACACCCGCGCGACGTGGGCCCGCGCGTCCGGGTCGTCGAGCCTGCGGTAGCCGGGCAACTGGTCGGCCTTCTGCCCGTGCTCGCGGCCGCCCTGGCCGTTGCCCTGGCCGGTGATGGTCGCGAATCCGCTGTACGGCCGGCCCGGCAGCCCCAGCGCCAGCGCCAGGTTGATGAAGGCCTGCGCGGTGTCGGTG
Proteins encoded in this region:
- a CDS encoding molybdopterin oxidoreductase: MGDESMPRFLQGAFTFDGKGYDSPCLLDASLRYVVPAGAISQPVYFRGGNSTDELVTIVVMRDGAPMRYFPIGAKDAVHVPLRVVEDLIADTVLEVFVAAPDGLSGTVFVDIGLVEV
- a CDS encoding molybdopterin oxidoreductase family protein; this encodes MASAPTKTHCPYCSLQCGITLDVSGDRIRLEPQSDFPTNRGGLCAKGWTAAELLGHPERLTRPLVRDGRSGELRPAGWNEALERVVSAFERTQREHGRDAVGCFGGGGLTNEKAYQFGKFARVALRTSAIDYNGRFCMSSAAAATNRTFGIDRGLPFPLSDIAGADVILLVGSNPADTMPPAMQYFDEGRSRGAKHIVVDPRRTATAARADIHLQPVPGTDLALANGLLNVIAREGLLDQRYIDERTAGFEAVRRAVRLYWPDRVERITGVPERDIVAAARMLGGGTGKARRAMILTARGAEQHSTGTDTAQAFINLALALGLPGRPYSGFATITGQGNGQGGREHGQKADQLPGYRRLDDPDARAHVARVWGVNPADLPSSGRSAYEMLSAIGTPGGVRALWVVASNVVVSAPNSLHVADKLSELDFLVVSDIFLSETAAMADVVLPTTQWAEESGTMTNLEGRVILRQAAVSPPDEVRSDLDVMADLAKRLGAHGFSSEPQEVFDELGRASQGGKADYRGISYERIATDKGVFWPCPSAMYPDTPRMFAEDFPTPDRRAHFHPVEQRRTAELPDDEFPYYLTTGRLLRQYQSGTQTRRVAQLTEGEAEPVAELHPTLAQRMGIGSGDKVRLKTRRGEVVMTARLNGGIRPDTVFAPFHWGGAANINRLTNPVLDPYSRMPSFKVCAVAVSNAASDAEPNTDQEGDFTHG